Proteins found in one Odontesthes bonariensis isolate fOdoBon6 chromosome 11, fOdoBon6.hap1, whole genome shotgun sequence genomic segment:
- the LOC142391496 gene encoding NACHT, LRR and PYD domains-containing protein 3-like, translating into MDQSEDTETSLCGEHESQSKAQRKGQRPGPRRGSSQSELQKDLPLFSLQASKAEIHQRAEPEPEPEPEPEPEPEPSCVSFKSDWSMGHRNDFKSAPHPSPQRIHQRPGPGPGPGPGPGPGPGPGPGPEPEPGPGPSCVSMQSDLSMGHPIDFKSAPHPSPQRVDQQSSEGPSGPSAQQHQTQLDSIFMLLEDNMLTFVKEELKKMQKALSPDYPECLESQREGEDEEQRSSREALVKITVHFLRRMKQEELADRLQSKLVAPACRKLKCALKKKFQCVFEGIPKAGKPTLLNQIYTELYITEGGSGEVNDEHEVRQIEAASRKAGRAETSIRQEDIFKGPPGRDEPIRTVLTKGVAGIGKTVLTQKFTLDWAEGKANQDIHFMFPFTFRELNVLRERKFSLVELVHHFFTETKAAGICSFEQFQVVFIFDGLDECRLPLDFHSKEPLADATEPTSVDVLLTNLIRGELLPSARLWITTRPAAANQIPAGCVGMVTEVRGFTDPQKEEYFRKRFRDSEQASRIISHIQTSRSLHIMCHIPVFCWITATVLEDVLDTREGAELPSTLTEMYIHFLVVQAKVKKLKYDGGAETDPHWSPESREMIESLGKLAFEQLQKGNLIFYESDLTECGIDISAASVYSGVFTQIFREERGLYQEKVFCFIHLSVQEFLAALHVHLTFSNSGLNLMGEDEQSKRPNVLDLNYLNQWAVYRALESPNGHLDLFLRFLLGLSLQTNQRLLRGLLTQTGSSTQTNQETVDYIKKDINENPSAERSINLFHCLNELKDRSLVEQIQQALSSGSLSTDKLSPAEWSALVFILLTSGKHLDVFDLNKYSASEWDLLRLLPVVKASNKAVLSSCILSDEGCAAVSSALSSKSSSLKQLDLSIYGSGVKQLSDALQSPHCKLEALRLSVCNLSDEGCAALSSALSSQSSSLTQLDLSNNNLQDSGLKQVSAGLKSPNCRLETLSLSGCLITEEGCASLAEAVTSNPKSHLRELDLSYNHPGASGEKLLRAALKDPHTLRVEPAGERWLTPGLRKYSCQLTIDTNTVNRRLKLSDNNRTVTHVEQVQSYPAHPDRFHGRCPQLLCGNVLTGRCYWEVEWRGDVNISVSYRGISRRGGREFGGNDQSWSLICSDGGKYSVYHNNRGTSSSSSSSSSSSSSSSSSSSSSSSSSSSSSSSSSVCNRAAVYVDRPAGTLSFYRVSSDTLIHLHTISTTFTEEPLHPGFTVWFPGSWLSLC; encoded by the exons atggatcagagtgaggacactgaaacctctctgtgtggggaacatgagagccagagcaaagctcagag gaagggacagagacctggacccAGGAGGGGGTCCTCACAGAGCGAACTGCAGAAGGATCTCCCACTTTTCAGCTTACAGGCCTCCAAAGCAGA GATCCACCAGAgagctgaaccagaacctgaacctgaacctgaacctgaacctgaaccagaacccagctgtgtgtcctttaagagcgacTGGTCGATGGGTCATCGTAATGACTTCAAATCAGCCCCACATCCGTCCCCTCAGAG gatccatcagagacccggacctggacctggacctggacctggacctggacctggacccggacctggacctggacctgaacctgaacctggacctggacccagctgtgtgtccatgcaGAGCGACCTGTCGATGGGTCATCCTATTGACTTCAAATCAGCCCCACATCCGtcccctcagag agtggaccagcagagctcagagggtcccagtggtccgtctgcccagcagcatcaaacacagctggactccatatttatg ctgctggaggacaacatgctcacttttgtgaaggaggagctgaagaagatgcagaaggctctgagtccagattacccagaatgcttagagagtcagagggagggtgaggatgaagagcagaggagcagcagagaggcattagtgaagatcacagttcacttcctgaggagaatgaagcaggaggagctggctgaccgtctgcagagca aactTGTTGCTCCAGCGTGTCGTAAACTTAAAtgtgctctgaagaagaagttccagtgtgtgtttgaggggattcctaaagcaggaaagccaacccttctgaatcagatctacacagagctctacatcacagagggagggagcggagaggtcaatgatgaacatgaggtcagacagattgaagcagcatccaggaaagcaggcagagcagaaacatccatcagacaagaagacatctttaaaggcccacctggaagagatgaaccaatcagaacagtgctgacaaagggagtggctggcattgggaaaacagtcttaacacagaagttcactctggactgggctgaaggcaaagccaaccaggacatccacttcatgtttccattcactttcagagagctgaatgtgctgagagagagaaagttcagcttggtggagcttgttcatcacttctttactgagaccaaagcagcaggaatctgcagctttgaacagttccaggttgtgttcatctttgacggtctggatgagtgtcgacttcctctggacttccacagcaaggagcccctggctgatgctacagagcccacctcagtggatgtgctgctgacaaacctcatcaggggggagctgcttccctctgctcgcctctggataaccacacgacccgcagcagccaatcagatccctgctggctgtgttggcatggtgacagaggtcagagggttcactgacccacagaaggaggagtacttcaggaagaggtTCAGAGATTcagagcaggccagcaggatcatctcccacatccagacatcccgaagcctccacatcatgtgccacatcccggtcttctgctggatcactgctacagttctggaggatgtgttggacaccagagagggagcagagctgcccagcaccctgactgagatgtacatccacttcctggtggttcaggccaaagtgaagaagctcaagtatgatggaggagctgagacagatccacactggagtccagagagcagggagatgattgagtctctgggaaaactggcttttgagcagctgcagaaaggaaacctgatcttctatgaatcagacctgacagagtgtggcatcgatatctcagcagcctcagtgtactcaggagtgttcacacagatctttagagaggagagagggctgtaccaggagaaggtgttctgcttcatccatctgagtgttcaggagtttctggctgctcttcatgtgcatctgaccttcagcaactctggactcaacctgatggGAGAAGATGAACAATCCAAAAGGCCTAACGTACTTGATCTgaattatctcaatcaatgggCCGTGTACAGggccttagagagtccaaacggacacctggacctgttcctgcgcttcctcctgggtctttccctgcagaccaatcagaggctcctacgaggcctgctgacacagacaggaagtagcacacagaccaatcaggaaacagtcgaTTACATCAAGAAGGACATCAATGAGAATccgtctgcagagagaagcatcaatctgttccactgtctgaatgaactgaaggatcgttctctggtggagcagatccaacaggccctgagttcaggaagtctctccacagataaactgtctcctgctgagtggtcagctctggtcttcatcttactgacatcaggaaaacatctggatgtgtttGACCTGAATaaatactctgcttcagagtgggatcttctgaggctgctgccagtggtcaaagcctccaacaaagctgt GCTGAGCAGCTGTAtcctctcagatgaaggatgtgcagctgtgtcctcagctctcagctccaagtcctccagcctgaaacaactggacctgagtatcTACggctcaggagtgaagcagctgtctgatgcactgcagagtcctcactgtaagctggaagctctcag GCTGAGcgtctgtaacctctcagatgaaggatgtgcagctctgtcctcagctctcagctcccagtcctccagcctgacacaactggacctgagtaacaacaacctgcaggattcagggctgaagcaggtgtctgctggcctgaagagtccaaactgcagactggaaactctcag cctgtcaggctgtctgatcacagaggaaggctgtgcttctctggctgaagctgtgacctccaaccccaaatcccatctgagagagctggacctgagctacaaccatccaggagcctcaggagagaagctgctgagggctgcactgaaggatccacacacactcag ggtggagcctgctggagaacgatggctgacaccagggctgaggaagt attcctgccaactcacaatcgacacaaacacagtgaacaggagactgaaactgtctgacaacaacaggacGGTGACACATGTGGAGCaggttcagtcatatcctgCTCATCCAGACAGGTTTCATGGCAGGtgtcctcagctgctgtgtggaaatgttctgactggtcgctgttactgggaggtcgagtggagaggagatgttaatatatcagtgagttacagaggaatcagcaggagaggaggcaGAGAGTTTGGAGGGAAcgatcagtcctggagtctgatctgctctgatggaggtaaatACTCTGTCTATCACAATAACAGAGgaacatcctcctcctcctcctcctcctcctcctcctcctcctcctcctcctcctcctcctcctcctcctcctcctcctcctcctcctcctcctcctcctcctctgtctgtaacagagcagcagtgtatgtggaccgtcctgctggcactctgtccttctacagagtctcctctgacacactgatccacctccacaccatcagcaccacattcactgaagaacctctgcatcctgggTTTACAGTCTGGTTTCCTGGttcctggttgtctctgtgctga